Proteins encoded within one genomic window of Zootoca vivipara chromosome 12, rZooViv1.1, whole genome shotgun sequence:
- the ATP2C1 gene encoding calcium-transporting ATPase type 2C member 1 isoform X1, whose protein sequence is MRALRWSASLWRGGTTERGCAWAVFAAPRETSHAPSAAEGAGRRRPRAVRTEGASRSVARFQQLPNDETEIMIPVLTSKKASELPVNEVASILQADLQNGLKNCEVCHRRAFHGWNEFDIGEDEPLWKKYISQFKNPLIMLLLASAVFSVLMHQFDDAVSITVAILIVVTVAFVQEYRSEKSLEELSKLVPPGCHCVREGRVEHTLARDLVPGDTVCLSVGDRVPADLRLFEAADLSIDESSLTGETTPSSKCTSPQSAATNGDLTSRSNIAFMGTLVRCGKAKGIVIGTGENSEFGEVFKMMQAEEAPKTPLQRSMDLLGKQLSLYSFGIIGIIMLVGWLQGKHILDMFTIGVSLAVAAIPEGLPIVVTVTLALGVMRMVKKRAIVKKLPIVETLGCCNVVCSDKTGTLTKNEMTVTHIFTADGLHAEVTGVGYNRFGEVTVEGDVVHGFNKPSVSRIVEAGCVCNDAVIRNNTLMGRPTEGALIALAMKMGLDGIQQDYIRKAEYPFSSEQKWMAVKCVHRTQQDKPEICFMKGAYEEVIRYCTTYNSKGHSLPLSQQQRDLYQQEKASMGSAGLRVLALAAGPELGQLSFLGLVGIIDPPRTGVKEAVTALITSGVMIKMITGDSQETAIAIANRLGLYSKNSQSVSGEEIDTLDIQQLSQIAPKVAVFYRASPRHKLKIVKSLQSIGAVVAMTGDGVNDAVALKAADIGVAMGQTGTDVCKEAADMILVDDDFQTIMSAIEEGKGIYNNIKNFVRFQLSTSIAALTLISLATLMNFPNPLNAMQILWINIIMDGPPAQSLGVEPVDKDVIRKPPRNVKDSILTRNLIVKILVSSIIIVCGTLFVFWRELRDNGITPRDTTMTFTCFVFFDMFNALSSRSQTKSVFEIGLCSNKMFCYAVLGSIMGQLLVIYFPPLQKVFQTESLSILDLLFLLGLTSSVCIVAEIIKKVERSREKPQKHGGSSSLPSFLDV, encoded by the exons GCTGACCTTCAGAATGGCTTGAAAAACTGTGAGGTTTGTCATAGACGGGCCTTCCATGGATGGAATGAGTTTGATATTGGTGAAGATGAACCACTATGGAAAAAATACATTTCTCAG TTTAAAAATCCCCTTATTATGCTTCTCCTGGCTTCTGCAGTATTCAGTGTTTTAATGCATCAGTTTGATGATGCTGTCAGTATCACTGTG GCAATACTTATTGTTGTTACAGTTGCCTTTGTtcag GAATACCGTTCTGAAAAATCTCTAGAAGAGCTGAGTAAACTTGTACCTCCAGGATGTCACTG TGTTCGAGAAGGCAGGGTGGAGCATACACTTGCAAGAGACTTGGTTCCAGGTGATACTGTCTGCCTGTCAGTGGGAGACAGAGTTCCTGCTGACCTGCGTCTGTTTGAG GCCGCGGATCTGTCTATTGACGAATCTAGTCTGACAGGGGAGACAACTCCTTCCTCAAAATGCACTTCTCCTCAGTCAGCTGCTACAAATGGAGACCTCACTTCAAGGAGCAATATTGCTTTCATGGGAACACTTGTTCGATGTGGAAAGGCAAAG GGGATCGTTATTGGAACTGGAGAAAACTCTGAGTTTGGGGAGGTTTTCAAAATGATGCAAGCAGAAGAA GCCCCAAAGACACCTTTGCAGAGGAGCATGGATCTCTTAGGAAAACAACTTTCCTTGTATTCCTTTGGTATAATTG GCATAATTATGCTGGTTGGCTGGTTGCAAGGAAAGCATATCCTTGATATGTTTACCATCGGTGTGAG CTTGGCTGTAGCTGCGATCCCCGAAGGGCTGCCTATTGTCGTAACAGTAACATTGGCTCTTGGTGTGATGAGAATGGTCAAGAAACGGGCAATTGTCAAGAAACTTCCAATTGTTGAAACTCTAG GCTGCTGCAATGTTGTTTGTTCAGATAAGACTGGCACGCTGACAAAGAATGAAATGACTGTTACTCATATATTTACAGCAGATGGATTACATGCTGAG GTTACTGGAGTAGGTTATAACAGGTTTGGAGAAGTCACGGTTGAAGGTGATGTCGTTCATGGATTTAACAAACCATCTGTTAGCAGAATTGTTGAG gctgggtgtgtgtgcaatgaTGCTGTAATTCGAAACAACACCTTAATGGGAAGACCAACAGAAGGGGCCTTAATTGCACTAGCTATGAAG ATGGGCTTAGATGGAATCCAGCAGGACTACATTAGAaaagcagaatatcccttcagctCTGAGCAGAAATGGATGGCTGTTAAGTGTGTACATAGAACACAACAG GACAAACCAGAGATTTGCTTCATGAAAGGTGCTTATGAGGAAGTGATTCGATACTGTACAACATACAATAGCAAAGGGCATAGTTTACCTCTCAGCCAACAACAAAGAGATCTTTATCAGCAAGAAAAAGCATCCATGGGCTCTGCCGGACTCAGAG TTCTGGCCTTAGCTGCTGGTCCTGAGCTTGGACAGTTGTCATTTCTGGGTCTGGTTGGAATTATTGATCCTCCAAGAACGGGTGTAAAAGAAGCCGTCACTGCACTTATCACTTCCGGAGTCATGATAAAAATGATTACTGGAGATTCACAGGAGACTGCCATTGCCATTG cTAATCGCTTAGGATTGTATTCCAAAAACTCTCAGTCAGTCTCAGGTGAAGAAATAGACACACTGGATATACAACAACTTTCACAAATAGCACCCAAG GTAGCAGTGTTCTACAGAGCCAGTCCCAGGCATAAATTGAAGATTGTcaag tCACTACAAAGTATTGGCGCAGTAGTTGCTATGACAGGAGATGGGGTGAATGATGCTGTAGCACTGAAAGCTGCTGATATTGGCGTAGCAATGGGGCAGACTGGCACAGATGTCTGTAAAGAAGCAGCTGATATGATCTTGGTGGATGATGATTTTCAGACAATAAT GTCTGCAATTGAAGAGGGTAAAGGAATTTATAATAACATTAAAAATTTTGTTAGATTTCAACTCAGCAC GAGTATAGCTGCATTGACATTAATCTCATTGGCCACATTAATGAACTTTCCTAATCCTCTCAATGCCATGCAGATCTTGTGGATCAACATTATCATGGATGGGCCTCCAGCTCAAAG CCTTGGAGTTGAGCCTGTGGATAAAGATGTTATTCGAAAGCCTCCAAGAAATGTCAAGGATAGCATTTTGACCAGAAATCTGATTGTTAAAATACTAGTTTCATCTATAATTATTGTATGTGGAACATTATTTGTCTTCTGGCGAGAG CTCCGAGACAATGGCATAACTCCTCGAGATACAACAATGACGTTTACGTGCTTTGTATTTTTTGACATGTTCAATGCTTTGAGTTCCAGATCTCAG ACTAAATCTGTGTTTGAGATTGGGCTCTGCAGCAACAAAATGTTCTGTTACGCAGTGCTTGGATCGATCATGGGGCAGCTACTAGTAATCTACTTCCCTCCTCTTCAGAAAGTTTTTCAAACTGAGAGTCTAAGCATACTTg aCTTGCTGTTTCTTCTGGGACTCACCTCATCAGTGTGTATAGTAGCAGAGATTATAAAGAAGGTTGAAAGGAGCAGGGAGAAGCCCCAGAAACATGGTGGTTCTTCGTCTTTGCCGTCTTTTCTTGATGTATGA
- the ATP2C1 gene encoding calcium-transporting ATPase type 2C member 1 isoform X3: MIPVLTSKKASELPVNEVASILQADLQNGLKNCEVCHRRAFHGWNEFDIGEDEPLWKKYISQFKNPLIMLLLASAVFSVLMHQFDDAVSITVAILIVVTVAFVQEYRSEKSLEELSKLVPPGCHCVREGRVEHTLARDLVPGDTVCLSVGDRVPADLRLFEAADLSIDESSLTGETTPSSKCTSPQSAATNGDLTSRSNIAFMGTLVRCGKAKGIVIGTGENSEFGEVFKMMQAEEAPKTPLQRSMDLLGKQLSLYSFGIIGIIMLVGWLQGKHILDMFTIGVSLAVAAIPEGLPIVVTVTLALGVMRMVKKRAIVKKLPIVETLGCCNVVCSDKTGTLTKNEMTVTHIFTADGLHAEVTGVGYNRFGEVTVEGDVVHGFNKPSVSRIVEAGCVCNDAVIRNNTLMGRPTEGALIALAMKMGLDGIQQDYIRKAEYPFSSEQKWMAVKCVHRTQQDKPEICFMKGAYEEVIRYCTTYNSKGHSLPLSQQQRDLYQQEKASMGSAGLRVLALAAGPELGQLSFLGLVGIIDPPRTGVKEAVTALITSGVMIKMITGDSQETAIAIANRLGLYSKNSQSVSGEEIDTLDIQQLSQIAPKVAVFYRASPRHKLKIVKSLQSIGAVVAMTGDGVNDAVALKAADIGVAMGQTGTDVCKEAADMILVDDDFQTIMSAIEEGKGIYNNIKNFVRFQLSTSIAALTLISLATLMNFPNPLNAMQILWINIIMDGPPAQSLGVEPVDKDVIRKPPRNVKDSILTRNLIVKILVSSIIIVCGTLFVFWRELRDNGITPRDTTMTFTCFVFFDMFNALSSRSQTKSVFEIGLCSNKMFCYAVLGSIMGQLLVIYFPPLQKVFQTESLSILDLLFLLGLTSSVCIVAEIIKKVERSREKPQKHGGSSSLPSFLDV; this comes from the exons GCTGACCTTCAGAATGGCTTGAAAAACTGTGAGGTTTGTCATAGACGGGCCTTCCATGGATGGAATGAGTTTGATATTGGTGAAGATGAACCACTATGGAAAAAATACATTTCTCAG TTTAAAAATCCCCTTATTATGCTTCTCCTGGCTTCTGCAGTATTCAGTGTTTTAATGCATCAGTTTGATGATGCTGTCAGTATCACTGTG GCAATACTTATTGTTGTTACAGTTGCCTTTGTtcag GAATACCGTTCTGAAAAATCTCTAGAAGAGCTGAGTAAACTTGTACCTCCAGGATGTCACTG TGTTCGAGAAGGCAGGGTGGAGCATACACTTGCAAGAGACTTGGTTCCAGGTGATACTGTCTGCCTGTCAGTGGGAGACAGAGTTCCTGCTGACCTGCGTCTGTTTGAG GCCGCGGATCTGTCTATTGACGAATCTAGTCTGACAGGGGAGACAACTCCTTCCTCAAAATGCACTTCTCCTCAGTCAGCTGCTACAAATGGAGACCTCACTTCAAGGAGCAATATTGCTTTCATGGGAACACTTGTTCGATGTGGAAAGGCAAAG GGGATCGTTATTGGAACTGGAGAAAACTCTGAGTTTGGGGAGGTTTTCAAAATGATGCAAGCAGAAGAA GCCCCAAAGACACCTTTGCAGAGGAGCATGGATCTCTTAGGAAAACAACTTTCCTTGTATTCCTTTGGTATAATTG GCATAATTATGCTGGTTGGCTGGTTGCAAGGAAAGCATATCCTTGATATGTTTACCATCGGTGTGAG CTTGGCTGTAGCTGCGATCCCCGAAGGGCTGCCTATTGTCGTAACAGTAACATTGGCTCTTGGTGTGATGAGAATGGTCAAGAAACGGGCAATTGTCAAGAAACTTCCAATTGTTGAAACTCTAG GCTGCTGCAATGTTGTTTGTTCAGATAAGACTGGCACGCTGACAAAGAATGAAATGACTGTTACTCATATATTTACAGCAGATGGATTACATGCTGAG GTTACTGGAGTAGGTTATAACAGGTTTGGAGAAGTCACGGTTGAAGGTGATGTCGTTCATGGATTTAACAAACCATCTGTTAGCAGAATTGTTGAG gctgggtgtgtgtgcaatgaTGCTGTAATTCGAAACAACACCTTAATGGGAAGACCAACAGAAGGGGCCTTAATTGCACTAGCTATGAAG ATGGGCTTAGATGGAATCCAGCAGGACTACATTAGAaaagcagaatatcccttcagctCTGAGCAGAAATGGATGGCTGTTAAGTGTGTACATAGAACACAACAG GACAAACCAGAGATTTGCTTCATGAAAGGTGCTTATGAGGAAGTGATTCGATACTGTACAACATACAATAGCAAAGGGCATAGTTTACCTCTCAGCCAACAACAAAGAGATCTTTATCAGCAAGAAAAAGCATCCATGGGCTCTGCCGGACTCAGAG TTCTGGCCTTAGCTGCTGGTCCTGAGCTTGGACAGTTGTCATTTCTGGGTCTGGTTGGAATTATTGATCCTCCAAGAACGGGTGTAAAAGAAGCCGTCACTGCACTTATCACTTCCGGAGTCATGATAAAAATGATTACTGGAGATTCACAGGAGACTGCCATTGCCATTG cTAATCGCTTAGGATTGTATTCCAAAAACTCTCAGTCAGTCTCAGGTGAAGAAATAGACACACTGGATATACAACAACTTTCACAAATAGCACCCAAG GTAGCAGTGTTCTACAGAGCCAGTCCCAGGCATAAATTGAAGATTGTcaag tCACTACAAAGTATTGGCGCAGTAGTTGCTATGACAGGAGATGGGGTGAATGATGCTGTAGCACTGAAAGCTGCTGATATTGGCGTAGCAATGGGGCAGACTGGCACAGATGTCTGTAAAGAAGCAGCTGATATGATCTTGGTGGATGATGATTTTCAGACAATAAT GTCTGCAATTGAAGAGGGTAAAGGAATTTATAATAACATTAAAAATTTTGTTAGATTTCAACTCAGCAC GAGTATAGCTGCATTGACATTAATCTCATTGGCCACATTAATGAACTTTCCTAATCCTCTCAATGCCATGCAGATCTTGTGGATCAACATTATCATGGATGGGCCTCCAGCTCAAAG CCTTGGAGTTGAGCCTGTGGATAAAGATGTTATTCGAAAGCCTCCAAGAAATGTCAAGGATAGCATTTTGACCAGAAATCTGATTGTTAAAATACTAGTTTCATCTATAATTATTGTATGTGGAACATTATTTGTCTTCTGGCGAGAG CTCCGAGACAATGGCATAACTCCTCGAGATACAACAATGACGTTTACGTGCTTTGTATTTTTTGACATGTTCAATGCTTTGAGTTCCAGATCTCAG ACTAAATCTGTGTTTGAGATTGGGCTCTGCAGCAACAAAATGTTCTGTTACGCAGTGCTTGGATCGATCATGGGGCAGCTACTAGTAATCTACTTCCCTCCTCTTCAGAAAGTTTTTCAAACTGAGAGTCTAAGCATACTTg aCTTGCTGTTTCTTCTGGGACTCACCTCATCAGTGTGTATAGTAGCAGAGATTATAAAGAAGGTTGAAAGGAGCAGGGAGAAGCCCCAGAAACATGGTGGTTCTTCGTCTTTGCCGTCTTTTCTTGATGTATGA
- the ATP2C1 gene encoding calcium-transporting ATPase type 2C member 1 isoform X2, with amino-acid sequence MKVARFQQLPNDETEIMIPVLTSKKASELPVNEVASILQADLQNGLKNCEVCHRRAFHGWNEFDIGEDEPLWKKYISQFKNPLIMLLLASAVFSVLMHQFDDAVSITVAILIVVTVAFVQEYRSEKSLEELSKLVPPGCHCVREGRVEHTLARDLVPGDTVCLSVGDRVPADLRLFEAADLSIDESSLTGETTPSSKCTSPQSAATNGDLTSRSNIAFMGTLVRCGKAKGIVIGTGENSEFGEVFKMMQAEEAPKTPLQRSMDLLGKQLSLYSFGIIGIIMLVGWLQGKHILDMFTIGVSLAVAAIPEGLPIVVTVTLALGVMRMVKKRAIVKKLPIVETLGCCNVVCSDKTGTLTKNEMTVTHIFTADGLHAEVTGVGYNRFGEVTVEGDVVHGFNKPSVSRIVEAGCVCNDAVIRNNTLMGRPTEGALIALAMKMGLDGIQQDYIRKAEYPFSSEQKWMAVKCVHRTQQDKPEICFMKGAYEEVIRYCTTYNSKGHSLPLSQQQRDLYQQEKASMGSAGLRVLALAAGPELGQLSFLGLVGIIDPPRTGVKEAVTALITSGVMIKMITGDSQETAIAIANRLGLYSKNSQSVSGEEIDTLDIQQLSQIAPKVAVFYRASPRHKLKIVKSLQSIGAVVAMTGDGVNDAVALKAADIGVAMGQTGTDVCKEAADMILVDDDFQTIMSAIEEGKGIYNNIKNFVRFQLSTSIAALTLISLATLMNFPNPLNAMQILWINIIMDGPPAQSLGVEPVDKDVIRKPPRNVKDSILTRNLIVKILVSSIIIVCGTLFVFWRELRDNGITPRDTTMTFTCFVFFDMFNALSSRSQTKSVFEIGLCSNKMFCYAVLGSIMGQLLVIYFPPLQKVFQTESLSILDLLFLLGLTSSVCIVAEIIKKVERSREKPQKHGGSSSLPSFLDV; translated from the exons GCTGACCTTCAGAATGGCTTGAAAAACTGTGAGGTTTGTCATAGACGGGCCTTCCATGGATGGAATGAGTTTGATATTGGTGAAGATGAACCACTATGGAAAAAATACATTTCTCAG TTTAAAAATCCCCTTATTATGCTTCTCCTGGCTTCTGCAGTATTCAGTGTTTTAATGCATCAGTTTGATGATGCTGTCAGTATCACTGTG GCAATACTTATTGTTGTTACAGTTGCCTTTGTtcag GAATACCGTTCTGAAAAATCTCTAGAAGAGCTGAGTAAACTTGTACCTCCAGGATGTCACTG TGTTCGAGAAGGCAGGGTGGAGCATACACTTGCAAGAGACTTGGTTCCAGGTGATACTGTCTGCCTGTCAGTGGGAGACAGAGTTCCTGCTGACCTGCGTCTGTTTGAG GCCGCGGATCTGTCTATTGACGAATCTAGTCTGACAGGGGAGACAACTCCTTCCTCAAAATGCACTTCTCCTCAGTCAGCTGCTACAAATGGAGACCTCACTTCAAGGAGCAATATTGCTTTCATGGGAACACTTGTTCGATGTGGAAAGGCAAAG GGGATCGTTATTGGAACTGGAGAAAACTCTGAGTTTGGGGAGGTTTTCAAAATGATGCAAGCAGAAGAA GCCCCAAAGACACCTTTGCAGAGGAGCATGGATCTCTTAGGAAAACAACTTTCCTTGTATTCCTTTGGTATAATTG GCATAATTATGCTGGTTGGCTGGTTGCAAGGAAAGCATATCCTTGATATGTTTACCATCGGTGTGAG CTTGGCTGTAGCTGCGATCCCCGAAGGGCTGCCTATTGTCGTAACAGTAACATTGGCTCTTGGTGTGATGAGAATGGTCAAGAAACGGGCAATTGTCAAGAAACTTCCAATTGTTGAAACTCTAG GCTGCTGCAATGTTGTTTGTTCAGATAAGACTGGCACGCTGACAAAGAATGAAATGACTGTTACTCATATATTTACAGCAGATGGATTACATGCTGAG GTTACTGGAGTAGGTTATAACAGGTTTGGAGAAGTCACGGTTGAAGGTGATGTCGTTCATGGATTTAACAAACCATCTGTTAGCAGAATTGTTGAG gctgggtgtgtgtgcaatgaTGCTGTAATTCGAAACAACACCTTAATGGGAAGACCAACAGAAGGGGCCTTAATTGCACTAGCTATGAAG ATGGGCTTAGATGGAATCCAGCAGGACTACATTAGAaaagcagaatatcccttcagctCTGAGCAGAAATGGATGGCTGTTAAGTGTGTACATAGAACACAACAG GACAAACCAGAGATTTGCTTCATGAAAGGTGCTTATGAGGAAGTGATTCGATACTGTACAACATACAATAGCAAAGGGCATAGTTTACCTCTCAGCCAACAACAAAGAGATCTTTATCAGCAAGAAAAAGCATCCATGGGCTCTGCCGGACTCAGAG TTCTGGCCTTAGCTGCTGGTCCTGAGCTTGGACAGTTGTCATTTCTGGGTCTGGTTGGAATTATTGATCCTCCAAGAACGGGTGTAAAAGAAGCCGTCACTGCACTTATCACTTCCGGAGTCATGATAAAAATGATTACTGGAGATTCACAGGAGACTGCCATTGCCATTG cTAATCGCTTAGGATTGTATTCCAAAAACTCTCAGTCAGTCTCAGGTGAAGAAATAGACACACTGGATATACAACAACTTTCACAAATAGCACCCAAG GTAGCAGTGTTCTACAGAGCCAGTCCCAGGCATAAATTGAAGATTGTcaag tCACTACAAAGTATTGGCGCAGTAGTTGCTATGACAGGAGATGGGGTGAATGATGCTGTAGCACTGAAAGCTGCTGATATTGGCGTAGCAATGGGGCAGACTGGCACAGATGTCTGTAAAGAAGCAGCTGATATGATCTTGGTGGATGATGATTTTCAGACAATAAT GTCTGCAATTGAAGAGGGTAAAGGAATTTATAATAACATTAAAAATTTTGTTAGATTTCAACTCAGCAC GAGTATAGCTGCATTGACATTAATCTCATTGGCCACATTAATGAACTTTCCTAATCCTCTCAATGCCATGCAGATCTTGTGGATCAACATTATCATGGATGGGCCTCCAGCTCAAAG CCTTGGAGTTGAGCCTGTGGATAAAGATGTTATTCGAAAGCCTCCAAGAAATGTCAAGGATAGCATTTTGACCAGAAATCTGATTGTTAAAATACTAGTTTCATCTATAATTATTGTATGTGGAACATTATTTGTCTTCTGGCGAGAG CTCCGAGACAATGGCATAACTCCTCGAGATACAACAATGACGTTTACGTGCTTTGTATTTTTTGACATGTTCAATGCTTTGAGTTCCAGATCTCAG ACTAAATCTGTGTTTGAGATTGGGCTCTGCAGCAACAAAATGTTCTGTTACGCAGTGCTTGGATCGATCATGGGGCAGCTACTAGTAATCTACTTCCCTCCTCTTCAGAAAGTTTTTCAAACTGAGAGTCTAAGCATACTTg aCTTGCTGTTTCTTCTGGGACTCACCTCATCAGTGTGTATAGTAGCAGAGATTATAAAGAAGGTTGAAAGGAGCAGGGAGAAGCCCCAGAAACATGGTGGTTCTTCGTCTTTGCCGTCTTTTCTTGATGTATGA